The following is a genomic window from Candidatus Schekmanbacteria bacterium.
TTACCTGTGCAAGTCCCGTAATTCCCGGCGTTATTTCAAGGCGGCGTCTTTGCCAGCTTGTATATTGGTCAACATAAAGCGCAGTTTCAGGCCTTGGCCCAACCAAAGTCATATCACCCTTCAGTACATTAAAAAGTTGAGGCAATTCATCGATACTGAATTTGCGCAAATACTTCCCTACCCTTGTCATTCGAGGGTCATCTTCATTAGCCCTTGTTGGTGGAAGCGTGGCTGCATATGTTTTCATTGACCTGAATTTATACATTATAAATGGATCGCCATTTTTCCCTATTCTTTCCTGTTTAAAAATTGCAGGACCCGGTGAATCGAGTTTGATAATCAAAATCACCAATAAGATAAAAGGAGAAAGAATAATAATCCCTATCAAGGAGAAGATAATATCTATACTTCTTTTCAGAAAAAAATAGATAAATGACGGCTTTTTCTGGTCAAGGCGTATCAATGGAATGTTTCCTAAATCAGAGAAATCTATTTTTTTTGTCATTATTTCAAACAAGTCAGGAACTAAAGTAAGGCGAATATTTCTATCTTCACAGAAATAGACGAGTTTCATCATATCTTCTTTATAACTTCTTGACCTTATATAAATGATTTCGTCAACTGGATTTTTTTCTACAAAGTTGAATGTTGCTTCCAAAAGCTTCTTCATTGCAATGGGATATTGTTGTTTCTCCTTCTTGCTGTTGTGATCTCTATTGACAAGTTCTTCTTTAATCGTCCCTATAATCCTATATCCAATCTCAGGATGGTTTTTTATCTTGTTTTCGAGCATTTCACCCGACCTTCCACCCCCTACAATAAGGACATTGACAATCCCGAATCCTTCTTTTCTCAATCTGTTGTGAGCCATATGAAGAAACGTCCTTGATGCAGGCACAAGAATTATTCCAAAGACACCTGAGTATATAAAAGTTAAGCGTGCATACTCTGTCTCTTTAATAAGGGACATATAGGCAAACATTGAAAGAGTAGCAACAATTCCTACTCCTAAAATTGTAAAAAACTCATCGAATCGAAACAATTGCGCTTTATGGCGATACAAATCGGCGCGAAGCATAAAAAAAATCCATGCAGCAATTCCAATAGAAAAGTCATCATAGTAGGAATCAATGGGTTGGAAAAAAATTGGATCCTGAACAATATACCTGATTATATAAGCAATGAGAAATGAAATAACTATCGATATAATGTCAGCAACAAATTTATCAAAAACAAAGAGTTTTCTTATTGTGCTGTTTTTCATTCCTGTATCTTTTTATTCCTTTTATATATTTCAGACACAGGCTATCCTTTACGAAGACACTACCTCTCTAAGAATTTATCTTCAAAATACAGAACTATTGGTTATACTTATATTATTTACTATCTTTTGATTTCTCAATAAAAGAAATAAGCTTTTCTATTTCACTTATATCACTATACTGTGGATTTATTCTTTTTACCTCTTTTAGGTGAAAGAGAGCATTGTCATAATCCTTTTTCTCGCGGAAATAAATCCATCCAACAAGGCGATGTGCTTCAAGATTGTTGTTATCAAATCTTAAGCATTCATTGAGTTTTTCAAGTGCTTTATCATACTCATTACGTTGATAATAGACGGAGCCAATCTTAAATAGAGCTGTCGCATTTTCAGGTTCTGCCTTCGATGCTTTGGTAAAATATTCCAATGCCTTATCCGTATTCCCTTGACTGAAATATATCTGACCTATGTTCAGCAGAGTATATACATCATTAGGATTATACTCCAACACCTTTTGAAGATTTGTTACTGCGTCATCATAACGGCCTAAAAACATACAACAGTAGCCATTATATTGCTGAAATTTTGCTCTTTCCTGTTTGAGAGCATTTATATAATCCTGCCATTCCTTTTTATCTTTCTCACTCTTCTTTTTAGCAAGCTCGGCTTCAGATTCAGCGATTTTCTTTGAAAGGATGTCTATATATTTTTCAAAATACTTATTCGCCTCTTTATAATTTTTTACTTGATAGCTAGCCGTACCCATAGAATAAATGGAGTCTATATGGTCAGGATTTTGAGCGAGCTCTTGTTGAAATTCTTTTATTGCTTCTTCTATTTTCCCATTTTCAATAAGAATTTTTCCTATATAGTAATGAGCTTCTTTATAATCAGGCTTAACCTCAACGACTTTTCTGAATCCCTGTTCAGCTTCCGGATACTTTTTAAGTTTATAATTGGAAAGAGCAATACCAAAAAGACCGTCCGGGTCATTTGGTTTGATCTCAAGACCCTTTTGATAGGATTTTATTGCGTCATCATAGCGTTTTGCATTGAAATCCATCTTTGCTTTCAAATAATAACCACTCGGGTCAGGGGTTTGAGGTACTGTCTCGCAGGCATATAAGACTATTGCCATTGCAACTGCCAAAAGCCCTACTAAAACTCTTCTCATCACAAATTCCTCCGTAATTCTGTTTCTAAAAGAATTTCCAAAAAATTAATTTTCCTGCCTTACTG
Proteins encoded in this region:
- a CDS encoding sugar transferase encodes the protein MKNSTIRKLFVFDKFVADIISIVISFLIAYIIRYIVQDPIFFQPIDSYYDDFSIGIAAWIFFMLRADLYRHKAQLFRFDEFFTILGVGIVATLSMFAYMSLIKETEYARLTFIYSGVFGIILVPASRTFLHMAHNRLRKEGFGIVNVLIVGGGRSGEMLENKIKNHPEIGYRIIGTIKEELVNRDHNSKKEKQQYPIAMKKLLEATFNFVEKNPVDEIIYIRSRSYKEDMMKLVYFCEDRNIRLTLVPDLFEIMTKKIDFSDLGNIPLIRLDQKKPSFIYFFLKRSIDIIFSLIGIIILSPFILLVILIIKLDSPGPAIFKQERIGKNGDPFIMYKFRSMKTYAATLPPTRANEDDPRMTRVGKYLRKFSIDELPQLFNVLKGDMTLVGPRPETALYVDQYTSWQRRRLEITPGITGLAQVNGVRGNIDSVDERVMFDIEYIENQSIILDLKILLATLLVFPFQGKAG
- a CDS encoding tetratricopeptide repeat protein; translation: MRRVLVGLLAVAMAIVLYACETVPQTPDPSGYYLKAKMDFNAKRYDDAIKSYQKGLEIKPNDPDGLFGIALSNYKLKKYPEAEQGFRKVVEVKPDYKEAHYYIGKILIENGKIEEAIKEFQQELAQNPDHIDSIYSMGTASYQVKNYKEANKYFEKYIDILSKKIAESEAELAKKKSEKDKKEWQDYINALKQERAKFQQYNGYCCMFLGRYDDAVTNLQKVLEYNPNDVYTLLNIGQIYFSQGNTDKALEYFTKASKAEPENATALFKIGSVYYQRNEYDKALEKLNECLRFDNNNLEAHRLVGWIYFREKKDYDNALFHLKEVKRINPQYSDISEIEKLISFIEKSKDSK